In the genome of Leishmania braziliensis MHOM/BR/75/M2904 contig, possible fusion of chromosomes 20 and 34, one region contains:
- a CDS encoding anti-silencing protein asf 1-like, whose amino-acid sequence MADPVLQLLEIELLGENPDAYTSQFQWRMRMEAAASLPDAVSVSFVWVGSASSSQYDQVLDDFEVGPLEQGVTEFTLECDAPQMELVPTEDVLGVTILLISFQYRRQEFLRVGYYTQVAYFDAQLNQNPPPLPQRELLGRFVAMPQPAVTVTPIEWGSYGPQPAT is encoded by the coding sequence ATGGCCGATCCCGTGCTGCAGTTGTTAGAAATTGAGCTGCTCGGGGAGAACCCAGATGCGTACACGAGCCAGTTTCAGTGGCGAATGCgcatggaggcggcggcgagttTGCCCGACGCCGTCTCCGTCTCCTTCGTGTGGGTCGGCAGCGCTTCGTCGTCACAGTACGACCAGGTGCTCGACGACTTCGAAGTTGGACCGCTGGAGCAGGGTGTCACGGAGTTCACCCTAGAATGCGATGCCCCACAGATGGAGCTCGTGCCCACGGAGGATGTGCTAGGCGTGACAATTTTGCTCATCTCGTTTCAGTACCGAAGGCAGGAGTTTCTGCGCGTGGGCTACTACACCCAAGTAGCATACTTTGATGCGCAGCTTAACCAGAACcccccgccgctgccgcagcgcgagTTGCTCGGTAGATTTGTTGCCATGCCTCAACCAGCTGTCACGGTTACCCCGATTGAATGGGGTTCATATGGGCCACAGCCAGCGACCTAG